A DNA window from Polynucleobacter sp. AP-Titi-500A-B4 contains the following coding sequences:
- the rpsP gene encoding 30S ribosomal protein S16 has translation MVVIRLARGGSKKRPFYSIVATDKRNRRDSNFIERIGYFNPQAAASEQAMRIAQDRLTYWTGVGAQVSPTVVRLIKNNPAA, from the coding sequence ATGGTCGTCATTCGACTGGCACGCGGCGGTTCTAAGAAGCGCCCTTTTTACAGCATTGTTGCTACTGATAAGCGCAACCGTCGTGACTCGAACTTTATCGAGCGTATCGGTTACTTCAATCCACAAGCAGCTGCATCTGAGCAAGCCATGCGCATTGCTCAAGATCGTCTGACTTACTGGACTGGCGTTGGCGCGCAAGTATCTCCAACTGTTGTTCGTTTAATTAAGAACAATCCTGCTGCTTAA
- the rimM gene encoding ribosome maturation factor RimM (Essential for efficient processing of 16S rRNA): MSTPSLNDLIELGAISEAQGLQGQVKVRPHSPDPVALLSSKAVWLSLIPRRDAGVSASVEQASLMQYRVKSAKMHSGNVVVALDGVTDRDQALALKGARILVARDAFPKVESDSYYWVDLIGCQAINLQNEALGVVLDVTENGAHGVIAIGDLATKEMKYLVPFVKEVVQNVDLPNKAITLDWQLDWQ, encoded by the coding sequence ATGAGTACGCCTTCCCTAAATGATTTGATTGAACTTGGCGCTATTTCTGAGGCGCAAGGTTTGCAGGGGCAAGTGAAGGTTAGACCTCACTCACCAGATCCTGTAGCACTTCTCTCTTCTAAAGCAGTTTGGCTTTCATTGATCCCGCGCAGGGATGCTGGCGTTTCTGCGTCTGTAGAGCAGGCCTCCCTGATGCAATACAGGGTAAAGAGTGCCAAGATGCATAGTGGTAATGTTGTTGTCGCCTTGGATGGTGTGACTGACCGTGATCAAGCTTTAGCGCTTAAAGGGGCACGCATCTTGGTGGCTCGTGATGCGTTTCCAAAAGTAGAAAGCGATTCTTATTACTGGGTGGATTTGATTGGCTGCCAAGCAATCAATTTACAAAATGAAGCTCTAGGTGTTGTGCTTGATGTCACTGAAAATGGCGCGCATGGTGTAATTGCTATCGGTGATTTAGCCACAAAAGAAATGAAATATCTTGTGCCTTTTGTAAAGGAAGTGGTGCAAAACGTAGACTTGCCAAATAAAGCGATTACGCTGGATTGGCAATTGGACTGGCAGTAA